A DNA window from Fusobacterium sp. FSA-380-WT-3A contains the following coding sequences:
- a CDS encoding amidohydrolase, whose amino-acid sequence MKNYDKILEELNGKIWDHSELKFNEYKSSNDMIEVLKNENFIIKKGLAGMDTAFTATFGKGKPVIGILGEFDALSGLSQKSGEDRAIPREETTNGHGCGHCLLGTAGIGAVLMVRDFLVENNKEGTIIFIGCPGEEGGSGKAYLARDGVFDNLDIALTWHPSGGNAIITGSFQANCQVYFKFKGVSSHAAGAPHLGRSALDAVELMNVGVNYLREHIESTDRIHYAVIDTGGISPNVVQSHAKVLYLIRSTDTEKVKKLYERVCKVAQGAALMTETEVEIIFDKACSNVISNSILEDVLYETMKEIPLPNYSEKDLEFAEKIKKTITDVDRNSDMSLMFVSNLKRKELANKYKEILMSNFVVEHTHQDINIPGSSDVGDCSHVVPTAQFSGACFVPGTPGHSWQMVSQGKEGIAIKGMLYASKVLAKSVEKLIENPQLIEKAKDEFNKVTEEKPYSCPIPLEVKPDILGNR is encoded by the coding sequence ATGAAAAATTATGATAAAATTTTGGAAGAATTAAATGGCAAAATTTGGGATCATTCTGAATTAAAATTTAATGAATACAAATCTTCAAATGATATGATAGAGGTTTTAAAAAATGAAAATTTTATAATAAAAAAAGGCTTAGCTGGAATGGATACAGCTTTTACAGCTACTTTTGGAAAAGGAAAACCAGTTATAGGAATTTTAGGAGAATTTGATGCTCTTTCAGGATTGAGTCAAAAATCAGGAGAAGACAGAGCTATTCCAAGAGAGGAAACAACAAATGGACATGGTTGTGGACATTGTTTATTAGGGACAGCTGGAATAGGAGCTGTTTTAATGGTAAGAGATTTTTTAGTAGAAAATAATAAAGAAGGAACTATTATTTTTATTGGATGTCCAGGAGAAGAAGGTGGTTCAGGAAAAGCTTATTTAGCTAGAGATGGTGTTTTTGATAATTTAGACATAGCTTTAACATGGCATCCGTCTGGAGGAAATGCTATAATAACAGGGTCTTTCCAAGCTAATTGTCAAGTATATTTTAAATTTAAAGGAGTATCTTCTCATGCTGCTGGAGCTCCTCATTTAGGTCGTAGTGCTTTAGATGCTGTGGAATTAATGAATGTAGGAGTAAATTATTTAAGAGAACATATAGAATCAACAGATAGAATACATTATGCTGTGATAGATACAGGTGGTATATCTCCAAATGTTGTTCAAAGTCATGCTAAAGTGTTATATTTAATTCGTTCAACTGATACAGAAAAAGTAAAAAAATTGTATGAGAGAGTTTGTAAAGTGGCTCAAGGGGCAGCTCTAATGACAGAAACAGAGGTTGAAATCATATTTGATAAAGCTTGTTCAAATGTAATTTCAAATAGTATTTTAGAGGATGTTTTATATGAAACAATGAAAGAAATTCCTTTACCAAACTATAGTGAAAAAGATTTAGAGTTTGCTGAAAAAATAAAGAAAACTATAACAGATGTAGATAGAAATAGTGATATGTCGCTAATGTTTGTATCAAATCTTAAAAGAAAAGAATTAGCAAATAAATATAAAGAAATTTTAATGTCAAATTTTGTTGTAGAACACACTCATCAAGATATTAATATTCCAGGTTCATCAGATGTTGGAGATTGTAGTCATGTAGTTCCTACAGCTCAATTTTCAGGAGCTTGTTTTGTACCAGGAACTCCAGGGCATTCTTGGCAAATGGTTTCTCAAGGAAAAGAGGGAATAGCTATAAAAGGAATGTTATATGCTTCTAAAGTTTTAGCAAAATCAGTAGAAAAACTTATAGAAAATCCTCAGTTAATAGAAAAGGCTAAAGATGAATTTAATAAAGTTACTGAAGAAAAACCATATTCTTGCCCTATTCCTTTAGAGGTAAAACCAGATATATTAGGAAATAGATAG
- a CDS encoding sodium/glutamate symporter, whose product MTSAMLTDFLKSLGLLGAFLLLGVFIRANIKIFQKTFIPAGVIGGFLLLILGPQCINILPVPGEWFKIYSLLPGVLIVPVVAAVPLGLNIGSGKSTDSDILKNVIPLIGIGLGTSMFQFAVGYGTHVLFSGQDLYDVFGIELAIGFVGGHGTAGTLGNILSGLNLPYWQTSQGVATTTATFGIVGGILIGIGLINWAARHGHTALLKKPADIPEPLRIGYQKDMAKQNSIGRETTLSSSIDTVAFHAAIIFVACGLAYIVLAFTKKFKIPVLSSISVWAYAMIVMFIIWGIMRKLNLNYLVDDKVKSKISGSFTEYAVIAAIASLPIKAVAAYIIPILVMVIVGYIVTTGILFIFCKKYLKGYWFEQMIGTFGMSTGVFLTGVLLLRVCDPNLESPALANYSLSYTITSIIYFAMLNLFIMLPMSSGAGVTTMVATGLGVVILIATVVSSRVLFGKEFKGN is encoded by the coding sequence ATGACTAGTGCAATGTTAACAGATTTTTTAAAGAGTTTAGGACTTCTTGGAGCTTTTTTACTTTTAGGTGTATTTATAAGAGCTAATATAAAAATTTTTCAAAAAACATTTATACCAGCAGGTGTAATTGGAGGATTTTTACTTTTAATATTAGGACCTCAATGTATAAATATTTTACCTGTTCCAGGTGAATGGTTTAAAATTTATTCTTTACTTCCAGGAGTATTAATAGTACCAGTGGTTGCTGCTGTTCCTTTAGGATTAAATATAGGAAGTGGAAAAAGTACTGACTCAGATATTTTAAAAAATGTAATTCCTTTAATAGGAATTGGACTTGGAACTTCAATGTTTCAATTTGCTGTAGGATATGGAACTCATGTATTATTTTCTGGTCAAGATTTATATGATGTATTTGGAATAGAATTAGCAATAGGATTTGTTGGAGGGCATGGTACAGCAGGAACATTAGGGAATATCCTTTCAGGATTAAATTTACCATATTGGCAAACTTCTCAAGGTGTAGCTACCACAACAGCTACATTTGGAATTGTTGGTGGAATATTAATAGGAATAGGATTAATAAACTGGGCAGCTCGTCATGGTCATACAGCTTTATTAAAGAAACCAGCTGATATTCCAGAACCTCTTCGTATTGGATACCAAAAAGATATGGCAAAACAAAATTCAATAGGACGTGAAACAACATTATCTTCTTCAATAGATACTGTGGCTTTTCATGCTGCTATAATTTTTGTTGCTTGTGGATTAGCTTACATAGTTTTAGCTTTTACAAAAAAATTTAAAATTCCTGTACTAAGTAGTATTTCAGTATGGGCTTATGCAATGATAGTAATGTTTATTATTTGGGGAATAATGAGAAAACTAAATCTAAATTATTTAGTAGATGATAAAGTAAAAAGTAAAATTTCGGGTTCTTTTACAGAATATGCTGTAATAGCAGCAATAGCAAGTTTACCTATAAAAGCAGTAGCTGCTTATATAATTCCAATTCTTGTTATGGTTATTGTTGGTTATATAGTAACAACAGGTATTTTATTTATATTCTGTAAAAAATATTTAAAAGGATATTGGTTTGAACAAATGATTGGTACTTTTGGAATGAGTACAGGAGTATTTTTAACAGGAGTACTATTACTTCGTGTGTGTGATCCTAACTTAGAAAGTCCAGCACTAGCTAATTATTCATTATCTTACACAATAACAAGTATAATTTACTTTGCTATGTTGAATTTATTTATTATGTTACCAATGTCTTCTGGAGCAGGAGTAACTACAATGGTTGCTACAGGGTTAGGTGTAGTGATATTAATAGCTACAGTAGTAAGTAGTAGAGTTTTATTTGGAAAAGAGTTTAAAGGAAATTAA
- a CDS encoding HAD family hydrolase codes for MEKIKLIATDMDGTLLDDNKKINEEFWEIHKKITDKGIYFVVASGRQYYNIKKRFERAKNNVIMIVENGALVIKGGEEIYSKGFNREDTLKIIEIGRKNKSSNIIYCGKTKAYVEEKDEKFLEEFKRSYDAYEIVEDLTKVQEPALKISICDLTGVEKNSYPFFKDISPNVKVAIGGKWWLDMTEKEVNKGVALQKIQELLKIKKSETMVFGDFLNDYELIQQGDYSFAMENGHPELKKIAKYNGGKNNEGGVIKNIKKFVLE; via the coding sequence ATGGAAAAAATAAAATTAATAGCAACAGATATGGATGGAACATTATTAGATGATAATAAAAAAATAAATGAGGAATTTTGGGAGATACATAAAAAAATAACAGATAAAGGAATTTATTTTGTAGTAGCAAGTGGAAGACAATATTATAATATAAAAAAGAGATTTGAAAGAGCTAAAAATAATGTAATAATGATAGTAGAAAATGGTGCTTTAGTCATAAAAGGTGGAGAAGAAATATATTCAAAAGGATTTAATAGGGAAGATACTTTAAAAATAATTGAGATAGGTAGAAAAAATAAAAGTTCTAATATAATATATTGTGGAAAAACTAAAGCATATGTAGAGGAAAAAGACGAGAAATTTTTAGAAGAATTTAAAAGGTCTTATGATGCTTATGAAATAGTAGAAGATTTAACAAAAGTACAAGAACCAGCCTTAAAAATATCTATCTGTGATTTAACAGGGGTAGAAAAAAATTCATATCCTTTTTTTAAAGATATTTCTCCTAATGTGAAAGTTGCTATTGGTGGAAAATGGTGGCTAGATATGACAGAAAAAGAAGTTAATAAAGGTGTAGCTTTACAAAAAATTCAAGAGTTATTAAAAATAAAAAAATCAGAAACAATGGTATTTGGAGATTTTTTAAATGATTATGAATTAATTCAACAGGGGGATTATAGTTTTGCTATGGAAAATGGTCATCCTGAATTAAAGAAAATAGCAAAATATAATGGTGGTAAAAACAATGAAGGTGGGGTCATAAAAAATATAAAAAAATTTGTTTTAGAATAA
- a CDS encoding HAD family hydrolase: MIKLIVTDMDGTLLDDNKKIDESFWEVHKKITELGIQFVVASGRQYYNIIKNFERLNNKNIIVMAENGAIVMEGEKEIYSQGLPMKDAIELIEVGRKIPTAHLVFCGKKKAYLENNDEDFIKEVEKYYEKYEIVEDLTKVDDIPLKVTICDLTGSEKNSYPYYKKYEEIYKVAISGEIWLDITEKNVNKGIALKNLQEKLGIKKSETMVFGDFLNDYELIQQGDYSFVMDNGHPELKKIAKYSGGDNNKAGVVNSIKKYILEK; this comes from the coding sequence ATGATAAAATTAATAGTAACAGATATGGATGGGACCTTATTAGATGATAATAAAAAAATAGATGAAAGTTTTTGGGAAGTTCATAAAAAAATAACAGAATTAGGAATACAATTTGTAGTAGCAAGTGGAAGGCAATATTATAATATAATTAAAAATTTTGAAAGATTAAATAATAAAAATATAATTGTAATGGCAGAAAATGGAGCTATTGTTATGGAAGGGGAAAAAGAAATATATTCTCAAGGTCTTCCGATGAAAGATGCAATAGAGCTTATAGAAGTTGGAAGAAAAATTCCTACAGCTCATCTAGTATTTTGTGGGAAGAAAAAAGCATATTTAGAAAATAATGATGAGGATTTTATAAAAGAAGTTGAAAAATATTATGAAAAATATGAAATAGTAGAAGATTTAACAAAAGTAGATGACATTCCTTTAAAAGTAACTATCTGTGATTTAACAGGAAGTGAAAAAAATTCATATCCATATTATAAAAAATATGAGGAAATTTATAAAGTAGCAATTTCTGGAGAAATTTGGTTAGATATTACAGAAAAAAATGTAAATAAAGGGATTGCTTTAAAAAATTTACAAGAAAAATTAGGTATAAAAAAATCAGAAACAATGGTATTTGGAGATTTTTTAAATGATTATGAACTGATACAACAAGGAGACTATAGCTTTGTTATGGATAATGGACATCCAGAGTTAAAAAAGATAGCTAAATATAGTGGTGGAGATAATAATAAAGCAGGGGTAGTAAATTCCATAAAGAAATATATATTGGAAAAATAA
- a CDS encoding CoA pyrophosphatase, translating to MEKQLLENFLKNKTENKIIGQEKKLSFSVMVLFCEVKGKLNLLFEKRAKNIAQGGEISFPGGKKEKDEDFIETALRETEEEIGISRDRIKKVVNYGKLLMPTGQLIEVKLGYIENFNLDEIKLNKNEVERVFLVPLEFLLETEPHIEKVMVQNNPHYENGNKKIIFPSEKLGLPQIYWKPWGREREIYFYKYKDDIIWGITGEIIYSLINDIKNSK from the coding sequence GTGGAGAAACAATTATTAGAAAATTTTTTAAAAAATAAAACAGAAAATAAAATAATTGGACAAGAAAAGAAGTTATCATTTTCTGTTATGGTATTATTTTGTGAAGTTAAAGGAAAGCTAAACTTACTTTTTGAAAAAAGAGCTAAGAATATAGCACAAGGTGGAGAAATTTCTTTTCCAGGTGGAAAAAAAGAAAAAGATGAAGATTTTATAGAGACAGCTCTTAGAGAAACAGAAGAAGAAATAGGAATATCAAGAGATAGAATAAAAAAAGTTGTAAATTATGGAAAATTATTAATGCCTACAGGACAATTGATAGAAGTTAAATTAGGATATATAGAAAATTTTAATTTAGATGAAATAAAACTGAATAAAAATGAAGTTGAAAGAGTTTTTTTAGTTCCTTTGGAATTTTTATTAGAAACAGAACCTCATATAGAAAAGGTTATGGTTCAAAATAATCCTCATTATGAAAATGGAAATAAAAAAATAATATTTCCATCAGAAAAATTAGGGCTTCCACAAATTTATTGGAAGCCATGGGGAAGAGAAAGAGAGATTTATTTTTATAAATATAAAGATGATATTATTTGGGGAATAACAGGAGAGATTATTTATTCCTTAATTAATGATATAAAAAATAGTAAATAG
- the ybaK gene encoding Cys-tRNA(Pro) deacylase produces MKKTNAVRELEQHKIKYSLREYKVDENDLSAIHVALETGLDLERIFKTLTLLNEKNELIVACVPGGDNIDLKKLAKMANCKKVEMLPLKDLTAYTGYVRGGCSPIGIKKKHTSFIHESALKYETIIFSGGMRGLQIEMAPKDLIDYLKMTVGDIIV; encoded by the coding sequence GTGAAAAAAACAAATGCAGTAAGAGAGTTAGAGCAACATAAAATAAAATATTCTCTTAGAGAATACAAAGTAGATGAAAATGATTTAAGTGCTATTCATGTGGCTTTAGAAACAGGATTAGATTTAGAAAGAATCTTTAAAACTTTAACTTTATTAAATGAAAAAAATGAATTAATAGTGGCTTGTGTTCCTGGAGGAGATAATATTGACTTGAAAAAATTGGCTAAGATGGCTAATTGTAAAAAAGTTGAAATGTTACCTTTAAAAGATTTAACTGCTTATACTGGATATGTAAGAGGAGGATGTTCTCCAATAGGAATAAAAAAGAAACATACAAGTTTTATTCATGAATCAGCTTTAAAGTATGAAACAATAATTTTTAGTGGTGGAATGAGAGGTCTTCAAATAGAAATGGCTCCAAAAGATTTAATAGATTATTTAAAAATGACAGTAGGGGATATTATAGTATAA
- a CDS encoding threonine/serine exporter family protein, which translates to MIGQFGYSALATYGFCLIFNVRGIIGFYASIVGGLGWLVYYIFNEMGYSLAISFFLAGATATLGSEIIARKLKTPVTSSLIPTFTPLVPGSGAYYTMLYLINGQYEKAMEKGAETFIISIAIIFGFLVVTDFFKLYTKYKRKREDKK; encoded by the coding sequence ATGATAGGTCAATTTGGATATTCAGCATTGGCGACTTATGGTTTTTGTCTTATTTTTAATGTGAGAGGAATAATTGGATTTTATGCTTCAATAGTAGGAGGGTTAGGTTGGTTAGTTTACTACATTTTTAATGAAATGGGGTATTCTTTGGCTATTTCCTTTTTTTTAGCTGGTGCTACAGCTACTTTAGGTTCAGAAATTATAGCCAGAAAATTAAAAACTCCTGTAACCTCATCACTTATTCCAACTTTTACACCATTAGTACCAGGAAGCGGAGCATATTATACAATGTTGTATCTTATAAATGGTCAATATGAAAAAGCTATGGAAAAAGGAGCAGAAACATTTATAATTTCAATAGCAATAATATTTGGGTTTTTAGTAGTAACAGATTTTTTTAAATTATATACGAAGTACAAAAGAAAAAGAGAGGATAAAAAGTGA
- a CDS encoding threonine/serine exporter ThrE family protein: MDRTLNKLESEILELTSYTGKVILQNGGEVYRAEDVICRVGKHYGYEIETFVTLTCIVVSIKGKDKQYHSLVTRISERSWNLNKIHKTNKLIREIDNYTFDEFYEKMRKIDNNFYIELYRYMIGFVFVSIFFTLLFGGNFRDSLIGGLTGITVGVGSYYLGKMGANGVLINSIGGMICTVIPCIGNYYGYTNNTSIIIISCLMNLVPGLVFVNAIRDFISGDLIAGNSRLMEAIMIATSLAVGAGVILKIYTTMGGVIY, translated from the coding sequence ATGGATAGAACTCTTAATAAATTAGAAAGTGAAATTTTAGAATTAACTTCATATACTGGAAAAGTAATTCTTCAAAATGGTGGGGAAGTTTATAGAGCTGAAGATGTTATTTGTAGAGTAGGAAAACATTATGGATATGAAATAGAAACTTTCGTTACTTTAACTTGTATAGTTGTATCTATAAAAGGAAAAGATAAACAATATCACTCTTTGGTTACAAGAATTTCAGAAAGAAGTTGGAACTTAAATAAAATTCATAAAACGAATAAACTTATAAGAGAGATAGATAATTATACTTTTGATGAATTTTATGAAAAAATGAGAAAAATAGATAATAATTTTTATATTGAATTATATAGATATATGATAGGTTTTGTTTTTGTATCAATTTTTTTTACATTATTGTTTGGAGGAAATTTCAGAGATTCTTTAATAGGTGGTCTTACTGGAATAACAGTAGGTGTTGGAAGTTACTATTTAGGTAAAATGGGAGCTAATGGAGTTTTAATAAATAGTATAGGTGGCATGATTTGTACTGTAATCCCATGTATAGGTAACTATTATGGATATACAAATAATACATCTATAATAATAATATCATGTTTGATGAATCTTGTTCCAGGGTTGGTATTTGTAAATGCAATAAGAGATTTTATTTCAGGAGATTTAATAGCAGGGAATTCAAGACTTATGGAAGCTATTATGATAGCTACCTCTTTAGCTGTAGGAGCTGGGGTAATTTTAAAAATTTATACTACTATGGGAGGTGTAATTTATTAA
- a CDS encoding MATE family efflux transporter translates to MNRILSLFKYDKLFIKNLLILSLPLIGQNLVTSSLNLLDNIMIGHLGVNEIAAVGLANQYYLVFFLTMTAVCVGGSVLMSQFWGKKELHNIKKFSGIAYIISILVTLIFTTIALFFPQIIIKSFINNDNVVEIGSSYLRTVAPSYIFTCLSFNFCATMRSVGETATPMKGSIIGFLFNGILNYIFIFGKLGLEPMGVVGAALGTTFSRFIELLYLTYMVYIKNHIIKARFEELFSFDSYDVKLFIKTATPVVINDFIWVSGVTAYSKSYSLLGADAIATMQIAGITNNLFHIFGIGLGVASSIIIGHSIGAGESIHQVFEKGKKMASFSFLVGIVVGILFFITSPLIPLFFNVSTEIKENILIILKIMAFILPFRFLGMSFIIGSFRGGGDVLYATIAEGVSMWFLAIPIGFLSVHFFNIDIKVLYLLICLEEIGRLLFGFPRFISRRWIKALV, encoded by the coding sequence ATGAATAGAATTTTATCACTTTTTAAATATGACAAATTATTTATTAAAAATTTATTAATTTTATCTTTACCTCTAATAGGACAAAATTTAGTTACTTCTTCTTTAAATCTTCTTGATAATATTATGATAGGTCATTTAGGAGTCAATGAAATTGCAGCTGTTGGACTAGCTAATCAATATTATTTAGTATTTTTCCTAACTATGACAGCTGTTTGTGTTGGTGGAAGTGTTCTTATGTCTCAGTTTTGGGGAAAAAAAGAATTACATAATATAAAAAAATTTTCTGGTATAGCTTATATTATTTCTATATTAGTCACATTAATTTTTACAACAATAGCTTTATTTTTTCCACAAATTATCATCAAATCCTTTATAAATAATGATAATGTTGTCGAAATTGGTTCTAGTTATTTAAGGACAGTAGCTCCTAGTTATATTTTCACTTGTTTATCTTTTAACTTTTGTGCAACTATGAGAAGTGTAGGGGAAACAGCAACCCCTATGAAAGGAAGTATAATCGGTTTCCTTTTCAATGGTATTTTAAATTATATCTTTATTTTTGGAAAACTTGGACTTGAACCTATGGGAGTTGTAGGAGCTGCTTTAGGTACTACTTTCTCAAGATTTATTGAATTATTATACCTTACTTATATGGTATATATAAAAAATCATATAATAAAGGCTCGTTTTGAAGAATTATTTTCATTTGATTCTTATGATGTAAAACTTTTTATAAAAACTGCCACTCCTGTAGTTATTAATGATTTTATATGGGTTTCTGGAGTTACAGCTTATTCAAAATCTTACTCTTTATTAGGGGCTGATGCTATAGCTACTATGCAAATAGCTGGAATAACGAACAATTTATTTCATATTTTTGGAATAGGACTTGGAGTAGCTAGTTCAATTATTATTGGACATAGTATTGGTGCTGGTGAATCTATTCATCAAGTATTTGAAAAAGGAAAAAAAATGGCTTCTTTTTCTTTTTTAGTTGGAATTGTTGTGGGAATTTTATTTTTTATTACTTCCCCTTTAATACCTTTATTTTTCAATGTATCAACTGAAATAAAAGAAAATATATTAATAATTTTAAAAATAATGGCCTTTATTTTACCTTTTAGATTTTTAGGAATGAGTTTTATTATAGGTTCTTTTAGAGGTGGTGGAGATGTTTTATATGCTACTATTGCTGAGGGAGTTTCTATGTGGTTTTTAGCTATTCCTATTGGATTTTTGTCTGTACATTTTTTCAATATAGATATAAAAGTTTTATATTTATTAATTTGTTTAGAAGAAATTGGTAGACTTTTATTTGGTTTCCCTAGATTTATTTCTAGAAGATGGATTAAAGCTTTAGTATAA
- a CDS encoding Bax inhibitor-1/YccA family protein produces MYYNDEREYISSSANNRLLRSSFAYMVIGLLITFLVPAYIILYNQNLIYSIMKLYMPIIILEFIVVIGLSAMLHKISTMTARLLFFFYSFLNGLVFSIIGVVVGDIYIIGYTLFTTMVMFGVTAAYGYFTNENLSNYGGYLKTGLISLIIISIINIFLKAPSLYWIVTIMGVVIFSALTAYDVNKIKNMAYEISYGDESTIEKLGVIGALTLYLDFINLFLYLLRIFSRKGRD; encoded by the coding sequence ATGTATTATAATGATGAAAGAGAGTATATAAGCTCTAGTGCCAATAATAGATTACTAAGGTCATCTTTTGCTTATATGGTAATAGGTCTTTTAATAACTTTTTTAGTTCCAGCATATATAATTTTGTATAATCAAAATTTAATTTATAGTATAATGAAATTATATATGCCAATAATAATTTTAGAATTCATAGTAGTGATAGGATTATCAGCAATGTTGCATAAAATATCTACTATGACAGCAAGATTATTATTTTTCTTCTATTCTTTTTTAAATGGATTGGTTTTTTCAATAATAGGGGTAGTGGTAGGAGATATTTATATTATAGGGTATACTTTATTTACAACAATGGTAATGTTTGGGGTAACAGCAGCTTATGGATATTTTACTAATGAAAATTTAAGTAATTATGGTGGATATTTAAAAACAGGTTTAATATCTTTAATAATAATTAGTATAATAAATATATTCTTAAAAGCTCCATCATTATATTGGATAGTAACTATAATGGGAGTTGTAATATTCTCAGCTCTAACAGCATATGATGTTAATAAGATAAAAAATATGGCTTATGAAATTTCATATGGTGATGAAAGTACTATAGAAAAATTAGGAGTAATAGGAGCTTTAACTCTTTACTTAGATTTTATAAATCTATTTTTATATCTATTAAGAATATTTTCAAGAAAAGGAAGAGATTAA
- a CDS encoding L-threonylcarbamoyladenylate synthase, with amino-acid sequence MEISTKEIGEKLKKGSIIIYPTDTVYGVGGIIEEETLVKIYKAKSRSFSSPLIALVNSLEKVKEIAFIEEKNHEKVEKLIKAFWPGGLTIILKKKDIVPSIMVSNGETVGVRMPNHKKALEIIESAGGILATTSANISGESTPSSFEELSEEFKKKVDIIVDGGKCPIGTASTIIDMTSENVKILREGSISKLEIENVIGKI; translated from the coding sequence ATGGAAATTTCAACAAAAGAAATAGGAGAAAAATTAAAAAAAGGAAGTATAATAATTTATCCAACTGATACAGTTTATGGTGTTGGAGGAATTATTGAAGAGGAAACATTAGTAAAAATTTACAAAGCTAAAAGTAGGAGTTTTTCTTCGCCTTTAATAGCTCTAGTAAATAGTTTAGAAAAAGTTAAAGAGATAGCTTTTATAGAAGAGAAAAATCATGAAAAAGTAGAAAAATTAATAAAAGCTTTTTGGCCTGGAGGACTTACTATTATTTTAAAGAAAAAAGATATAGTACCTTCAATAATGGTATCTAATGGAGAAACTGTTGGTGTAAGAATGCCTAATCATAAAAAAGCTTTAGAAATTATAGAAAGTGCTGGTGGGATATTGGCTACTACAAGTGCAAATATTTCAGGGGAAAGTACTCCTTCATCTTTTGAAGAACTTTCAGAGGAATTTAAAAAAAAAGTTGATATTATAGTTGACGGGGGAAAATGTCCAATAGGAACTGCTTCTACTATAATAGATATGACTAGTGAAAATGTTAAAATTTTAAGAGAGGGAAGTATCTCTAAATTAGAAATAGAAAATGTAATAGGGAAAATATAA
- a CDS encoding ribose-phosphate pyrophosphokinase produces MQIDMKEVKIFSGTSNVELAEKIAKRLGQKLGDAQIVRFKDGEIYVRVDETVRGRDVFIIQPTSGPVNENLMELLIFIDALKRASAKTINVLMPYYGYARQERKSSPREPITAKLVANLLTTAGANRLVGMDLHADQIQGFYDIPVDHLQALPLLAKYFLSKGFKGDDVVVVSPDIGGVKRARKLAEWLDCKIAIIDKRRPKPNLSEVMNLIGDVEGKIAIFIDDMIDTAGTITNGVEAIMNRGAKESYICCSHAILSDPAVDRLAKCPVKEVVITDTIRLPEEKKIDKIKVLSVDVLFAKAIERIVKHESVSELFDSIDTFEE; encoded by the coding sequence ATGCAAATTGATATGAAAGAAGTTAAAATTTTTTCAGGAACATCAAATGTAGAATTAGCTGAGAAGATAGCTAAGAGATTAGGACAAAAGTTAGGAGATGCTCAAATTGTTAGATTTAAAGACGGAGAAATCTATGTAAGAGTAGATGAAACTGTTAGAGGAAGAGATGTATTTATTATTCAACCTACTTCAGGTCCAGTAAATGAAAATTTAATGGAACTTTTAATTTTCATTGATGCTTTAAAAAGAGCATCAGCTAAAACAATTAATGTTTTAATGCCTTATTATGGATATGCTAGACAAGAGAGAAAATCAAGTCCAAGAGAACCAATTACAGCAAAATTAGTTGCTAACTTACTTACTACAGCAGGAGCAAATAGATTAGTTGGGATGGATTTACATGCTGACCAAATTCAAGGATTCTATGATATTCCAGTAGACCACTTACAAGCATTACCACTTTTAGCAAAATATTTTTTAAGTAAAGGATTTAAAGGTGATGATGTAGTAGTAGTATCACCAGATATTGGAGGAGTAAAGAGAGCTAGAAAATTAGCAGAATGGTTAGATTGTAAAATTGCTATAATAGATAAAAGAAGACCAAAACCAAACTTATCAGAAGTAATGAATCTAATAGGAGATGTAGAAGGAAAAATTGCTATTTTTATAGATGATATGATAGATACAGCTGGAACTATTACAAATGGTGTAGAAGCTATAATGAATAGAGGAGCTAAAGAAAGTTATATATGTTGTAGTCATGCAATTCTTTCAGATCCAGCAGTTGATAGATTAGCAAAATGTCCTGTAAAAGAAGTTGTTATAACTGATACAATAAGACTTCCAGAAGAGAAAAAAATAGATAAAATAAAAGTTTTATCTGTTGATGTATTATTTGCGAAAGCAATAGAGAGAATTGTTAAACATGAATCTGTTTCTGAACTATTTGATAGTATAGATACTTTTGAAGAATAA